The stretch of DNA CGGGAGATGCCTGACCTCGGCCTCCTCGGCCTCCTTCGCCGGCTCCCCGGCCGCCTCCTCCTCCACTTCCTCGCCCCTGGACCGCTTGGCCGCGCGCACGCTCTTCTCCAGGGCGGCCATCAGGTCGAGGACCTTCCCGCCGGGGGCAGGCTCGGGGGCCTCGGGGGGCGCCTCGCCCGCGGTCTTGGCGGCGATGACCTCCTCCAGCGCCTCGCGGTACTCGTCGTGGAGGTCCTGGATGTCGACCTCGCCCAGGGTGTCCATGAGGGCGTCGGCGAGGTCCAGTTCCTTGTCGCGGACGGTGACGTCGACGTCCGGGGCCACGCCCTGGGGGACGCGGATCTCGTCGGGCCAGAGCAGGCCGTGCATGGCGATGACGTCGTCGACCACGCGGAGCATGCCCAGGCGCTCGCGGCCGCGCAGGGCGAACTTCGCGATCGCCACCTTCTGGCTGCGCTTGAGGGCCTCGCGCAGCAGGGTGTACGGCTTGGCGGCGGGGGCGCCGCTCGCGGCCAGGTAGTACGCGTTCTCCATCTGGAGCGGGTCGATCCGGTCGGCCGGGACGAAGGCCACGATGTCGATCGTCTTCGCGGTGGGCAACGGCAGGTGGGCCAGGTCCTCGTCGGTGATCGGGATGATGCTGCCGTCCGCGTCCTCGTAGGCCTTGCCGATCTCCGCCTGGGTGACCTCGCGATCCTCCAGTTCGCACACCTTGCGGTAGCGGATGCGGCCGCCGTCCTCGGTGTGGATCTGGCGGAAGGAGATGGTGTGGCTCTCGGTCGCGTTCACGAGCTTGATCGGGATGCTGACCAGGCCGAACGAGATGGCGCCGTTCCAAATGGATCGCACGTGCAGAACCTTCCGGATGGATCAGTACGAACTGCGTGACCTGTCTGAGCTGCCTGTTCCGCTTGGTCTGTTTCTCATGGTTCAAGTAGTTTCCATGGTTTTCTTATCGTATGGCGCCGATCACGGAGGTGGAGGGGCGACGGCTCGCGCTCAGCAACCTGGACAAGGTGCTGTATCCCGCGAGCGGGTTCACCAAGGGGGAGGTGCTGCACTACTACGCGACGGCCGCCGACGCGCTGCTGCCCCATCTGCGGGACCGGCCGGTGTCCTTCCTGCGGTACCCGGACGGGCCGGACGGGCAGGTGTTCTTCGCCAAGAACGTGCCGCCGGGTACGCCCGAGTGGGTGACGACGACCGAGGTGCCGAGGTCGGCGGGGGCGGCCCGGATGGTCCTCGTGCAGGATCTGCCGAGTCTGATGTGGGCGGCCAACCTGGTGACCGAGTTCCACACCCCGCAGTGGCTGGCCGAGGCACCCGAGGAGGCCGACCGGCTGGTGTTCGACCTGGACCCCGGGGCGCCGGCGAGTGTCGTGGACTGCTGCCGGGTGGCGTTGTGGCTGCGGGAGCGGCTGGCCGAGGACGGGATCGAGGCGCACGCGAAGACGTCCGGATCGAAGGGGCTGCATCTGCTGGCCGCGGTACGGGGGGCTTCGAGCGCGCGGACGTCCGAGTACGCGAAGGGGCTCGCCGTGGAGGCGGAGCGTGCCATGCCCGATCTGGTGCTGCACCGGATGACGCGGAGTCTGCGCCCGGGGAAGGTGTTCGTCGACTGGAGTCAGAACGCGGCGCGGAAGACCACGGCGGCGCCCTACACGCTGCGGGCCCGCCGGGAGCCGGCGGTCTCGGCGCCGGTCACGTGGGAGGAGGTGGCGGGGTGCCGGGCGCCGGGGCGGCTGGAGTTCCGGGCGCGCGACATCGTGCCCCGTCTGCGGGACCACGGTGACCTGCTGGCCCCCCTGCTGGACCCTGGGCGCGCGGCCGCGCTGCCGTGAGAGGAAACCGCCGTCCGGTCACACCACTCGGGCGGCACCCGGCCGTCCGGTCACACCCGCTGGGGCGGCACCCGGCCGTCCGGTCTCACCGCTCGGGGGAACCAGGTCATCCGGTCACACCCGCTCGGCTCGGCCGCCGGGTCACACCCGCTCCCACGTCCTGCGGTCCCTCGCCATCGCGTGGAGTGCTTCCACGTCCGCCGGTTTCAGCAGGGCGCCCAGGCGGGTCAGGTTCCCCAGGTCGGCAGGTTCCAGGACGCGTACGCCCCTGGGCCGGGCGGTGACGCGGAGGGCGGCCGGGTCCGTCAGGACCAGGAGGGGGCGCACCTCGGCCGTCAGGGCGTAGGAGGCCCGGTCGGCCCGGCCGCGGAGGTCGCGCAGGAGGGGGGCGGGGTCGTGCCGGCCGAGGGCGACCATCGGGTCGTCGATGCGGACGCGCTGCTTGCGGGCGTACAGGGCGTGGACGGCGAAGAGGCCGCCGGGGCCGATGACCAGGTGGTGGATGCGGTCGCCGCCGGGCAGCGGGACGGAGTGGAGGGCGTGCCAGCCGGCGCCGTCGAGGTGGTCCAGGGCCTCGCCCACCGTCTGCTCGGCGGTCAGGGCGCGGCGGCGCGGGTCCGGGCGGATGCGGTGAGCGGGGGCGGGCTCGCGGTCCAGCGCGATCAGCAGCGCCTCGCCGGGGCGGTTGGGGGCCAGGTCGTCGTCCGGGTGCAGACTCAGGCGGGCGAGTTCGGCGGGGGTGGGCACAGGGGGCGGGCCCACCGCCACCGGGCCGGTGAGGAAGGGGCCCAGGGCCTGGAGCACGTCCTCCTGCTCGCCCTCGCTGAGGAGGTTGACCCGGGCGGCCTCACGGTCGTACCAGGCGATGTTCCTGCCGTCGGGCCGGCAGACGTACAGCCGTTCCTGTCCATGGCGCCAGGTCGGTATGACGCGCAGTCCGCGGTGTCCGCTCATGCACCATCACCCCCACGACCATGGGAACAGGCGGGGTGCTCCCGGGGCAAGAACTTGGCTACCTTGAGAGAGCCTGCCGTCGGACGCCCGACGCCGCCAGGCGGGCGGGAGCCCGAGGACGGGCTCCGATGGGGAGGGGGAGTTGGGGAGGCGCCGTTGCGAACCCACAGGAAGCAGCCCGACGTACCGGCTCCGGACAGCCCGTGGAGCGAGATCGTGCCCGGCATGTGGATGGGCGGGCACGAGTTCAGGACGCACTCCGGGCAACTGGAACTCGCCGTCGTGCGCGATGAGTTCGATCTTGTGCAGACCCTGCTCAGGCTGCCGGGACACGGGCCCGACCCGGGTGTCGAGCACCATGTGTGGCCGATACCCGACGGGCCGCTGGACGGGACGCAGCTCACCGGGGTGATGCGGCTGGCCCGGGCCGCCTGTGACGCGGTGGACCAGGACCGCCGGGTCCTCGTGCGCTGCTACTCCGGTTACAACCGCTCGGGGCTGGTGATCGCGCACGCGCTGGTCCGCCAGGGACGCTCCGCCGAGGAGGCGATCCGGCTGATCCGTGCCCGCCGCTCCCCCTGGGCGCTGCACAACGATCTGTTCGTCGACTATCTGCGGACGGGCCTGTCGACGGCACGGCTGCTGGAGGAGCTGGCCGAGTAACCGTTTCACCGAAGATGCGCTCCGACCGGCGGCCGCCCGCGGCCCCCCAGGGGAAACGAAAGCCCGTGAGCAAAAGGGACTTCCATACGAAACGAATAGGGTGTACGAGGCTGTTACCCGCGCCGTTCCCTCTCCCCAGCTCTCCTCCAGCCACCGGAGAAACGTGTACCGCAGACGCTCCGCCCTGGTCGCCGCCCTCGCCACCCTGCTGACGGCGACGACGGCTGCCTGCGGCGACGCGGGCGGGCTGCGCGGCGCGGGACCCACGCCGACCGCGGTCAGCCCGGCCCGGCTGTGGCCCTCGCTGCGCCCGGCGGCCAGCCCCGCCTGGCCCTACGACGAGATACAGATCGAGACGGTCAAGGGCGTCACCGCTCCCGGCGACGACATCCACGCGGTCGACCCGGTGGCCGTCGTACGGGCCGAGGTGGCCGCGCATCCGGACGCCTACACGAGCGCCAGGGCGCCGTACCAGGACACGGCCGACCGGCTCGCCGAGTGCGGCCGGGGGGAGGACCCGTCGCGGTGTCCCGTCATGCGGGCGTACTACCGGGACCTCACCGGTGACGGGCACGACGACATGGCACTGGGCTTCCGGCTGTACCCGACCAACCAGACCGCGGTGCGCGTCTACACCTTCGAGGGGCACCGGCTGCAGCAGGTGTTCGCCAACGACGACGCGGTGATCGGCGTGGAGCTGGCCGGACGGGCCGTGATCATCCGCTCGCCGGCCGGGATCGCCGGGTACGAGTACCGCACCACGTGGTCCTGGGACCCGGAGCAGCGGGCGATGGTGTTCTCGCGCGACGAGTTCCTGCGCACCGGCCGGCACCGGCCCACGCACGCGCGTACCCACTCGCCCCTCGCCGCCTCCCCGCTCCCGCCCACCCGCGCGCCCTCCCCCGCTCCCTCACCCGTCCCCTCCTCCCCCGCCCCCTCCTCCTCCGCGGGCGTGCGATGAGGGTCGCGCTGCCCCGGTGGGCCGGGACGCTCGCGGTGAAGTCCGCGGCCTTCATCACGGTGATGTGCTGCGCGCTCGCCGCGCTGCTCGGCGTTCTCGTGCACGTCTCGGTGACCGACCAGACCGTGGGACAGGCACGCACTCTCGCCCTGTCCCGGCTGAAGGACGCCACGACCGCGTTCGAGTCGGGCGACACGCTGCTGCCGGGCGCCGGCGTCGACCCCGAGGGCCTGCCGGAGCGACTGCGGCGGCTGGCGGCGAGCGGACAGCGCGGCACGATGGTCGACATGCACCACGGGCGCCCCACGATGTGGGCGGCCGGGCCCGCCGACCGGGGGCGGACGCTGGCCGTGGCGGTCGACTACTCGCAGCAGGCCCGCACCATCGACGCGCTGGACCAGTCCATCCTGTGGTCGTCGTTGCTCGCGATCGGGGCGACCCTGCTGGTCGGCGCGTTCGCGGTGACCCGGGTGACCCGGCGGCTGCACGCCACCGCGCGCGTGGCCCGGCGGATCAGCGCGGGCGACCTGGACGCGCGCGTGCACGACCCCCTGACGCGGGACGCGTCCCGCCCGCACGACGAGGTGGCCGCGGTCGCCGCGGCGCTGGACTCCATGGCGTCGTCGCTCCAGGGCAAGCTGCTGGCCGAGCAGCGGTTCACCGCGGACGTGGCGCACGAGTTGCGCACCCCGCTGACCGGGCTGCACGCGGCGGCCGAACTGCTGCCGCCGGGCCGCCCCACCGAACTGGTGCGCGACCGGGTGGCCGCGCTGCGCACGCTCACCGAGGACCTGCTGGAGATCTCCCGGCTGGACACCGGGCGGGAGCTGCCGGTCCTGGACACCGGGTACCTCGGCTCGGTGGCCGAGCGAGCGGTGCGGGCGGCGAGCGCGGCGGGGGCCGCCGCCGGGACGGACACGCGGGTCAGGGTCGTACGGGACGTGTACGTGGAGACCGACCGGCGGCGGCTGGAGCGGGTGCTGGGCAACCTCGTGGCCAACGCGCACAGCCACGGCCGGCCGCCGGTGGTGCTGACCGTGGACGGGCCGGTGGTCACCGTGCGGGACCACGGCGACGGCTACCCGGAGTACCTCGTGGCGCACGGCCCCCAGCGCTTCCGTACGGAGGGCGGCGCGACCGGGCACGGGCTCGGGCTGACCATCGCCCTGGGCCAGGCGGAGGTGCTGGGTGCCCGGCTGGAGTTCGCCAACGCGCCGGAGGGCGGGGCGGTGGCGACACTGACGCTTCCTCAGGAGCCGCCCGCGCCTTCGGGGCCGGACGCGGCCGGCGGCACCGTCCGGGATGACGCGGGACCGGCTGACACCGCGTCCAGGTGACCCGTCCCAGGGCGAGCCCGGCCCAGCGCCGGGTGACGCCTTCTCAGTCGGCTGCGCCCTGATGGCTCAGTGTGACGGGCCTCCGGGACACGGCACTCCTAATGTGGCGGTTAGTCAGATTCGCCCGTCCTCGAAGGGCGTCGCCGCCTCAGGTGGAGGTACTGCATGTCCCCGCTCTCCCCCCTCACCCGACTGGCCGTGGCGGCCGCCACCGGCGCCCTCCTCTCCACGGTCGCCGCGGCACCCGCCGCCGCCGACGACGGCGGCCGGAGCGGTCACCGGACGGCGGCCGCCCAGCACAGCACGCCACCCCGGCCGAGCACGGCCGGACAGGAAGACGGCACCCCCGACCACCGCCACCCGCGCTCCTACCGGGGCGTCGTCACGGCCCGCGGCGGGCTCGCCCTGCGCACCCACCCCGACCGCGACAGCAGGGTGCTCCAGGTGGCACGGCCGGGCCGGCTCGTGTGGATCCACTGCAAGACGCTGGGCCCGCGGGTGAACGGCAACCGCGTGTGGTACCTGCTCTCGGACGGCATCTGGGCGTGGGGCTCGGCGCGCCACATCGCCAACGTCGGGCCCTCGCCGCGCTGGTGCTGACACCCAGGGCGGACAAGCCGCTCCTTTTGAGTAGGTTCCGGACATGACCCAGGCCGGAACCGCCGTGGCAGCGACTGCCCCGTCCGCGCCCGCCGACCGCCTCCCCCGGCGCCGCGGCGTCGAACTCTTCCTCATCGTCCTCGCCGTCCTGCTGCCGGTGTGCGGCTACTGCGCCGTCGGCCTGGCGAGGAACGGCGCCGTCCCGCCCGGCGCCGCAGGATACGGCGCCGGGCTCGGCGTACTCGCGCTGGTCGCGCACATCGCGGTGCGCCTGCGCGCGCCGTACGCCGACCCGCTGCTCCTGCCCATCGCCGTACTGCTCAACGGGCTGGGCCTGGTGCTGATCTACCGGCTTGACCTGGAGACACCGGGCGACGAGGCCGCGCCCGCCCAACTGGTGTGGTCCACGCTGGGCGTGGGGCTGTTCATCCTGGTGGTGCTGGTGCTGCGCGACCACCGGTGGCTCCAGCGCTACGCCTACCTCGGTGTCGCCAGCGCGCTCGCCCTGCTCACGATGCCGATCCTCTTCCCCGCCGTCAACGGCGCCCGCATCTGGATCCGGGTGGGCGAGCTCTCCATCCAGCCGGGCGAGTTCGCGAAGGTGCTGCTCGCGGTGTTCTTCGCCGCGTACCTGGCCGCCAACCGCGGCGCGCTGGCGTACAGCGGCCGCCGGGTGTGGCGGCTGCAACTGCCCACCGGCCGGGTGCTGGGGCCGGTGGTCACGGTCTGGCTGCTGAGCGTCTGCGTACTGGTTCTGGAACGCGACCTCGGCACCTCGCTGCTGTTCTTCGGGCTGTTCGTCGTCATGCTGTACGTGGCCACCGGCCGCATCGGCTGGATCGCGGTCGGGGTGCTCCTCGCGACGGCCGGCGCGGTCGCCGTCGGCTCGCTGGAGCCGCACGTGCACAGCCGGTTCGAGGAGTGGCTGCACCCGTTCGCGTCCATCGAGGCCGGTCAGGGGCCCGGCCAGGTGGCCCAGTCGCTGTTCTCCTTCGCGGCGGGCGGGGTGACCGGCACCGGGCTGGGCCTCGGTCACTCGATCCTCGTCGGCTTCGCCGTCAAGTCGGACTTCATCCTGGCCACCGCCGGGGAGGAACTGGGTCTGGCCGGGCTGTCCGCGGTCTTCCTGCTGTACGCGCTGTTCGTCGAGCGCGGCTACCGGGCCGGCCTCGCCCTGCGCGACCCCTTCGGCCGGCTGCTCGCGACCGGGCTCGCCTCGCTCATGGCGCTCCAGGTGTTCGTGATCGCGGGCGGGGTGACCGGCCTGATCCCGCTGACCGGACTGGCGATGCCGTTCCTGGCGCAGGGCGGCTCGTCGGTCGTGACCAACTGGACGATCGTCGCGCTGCTGATCCGGGTGAGCCATGTGGCGCGCCGGGACTACGACGGGACGGTGGCCCCGTGACCCGTGAGGAGGCCGTCCGTTGACCCGGTGCATCCGGCATGCCGCGGCCTTCTGCGTGCTGCTGCTGGTGGCGCTCCTGGTGAACATCGCCTGGTTGCAGGTGCTCCAGAGCCCGACGTACGGCGGCAACCCGGCCAACCGCCGTCCCGCCATCGCCCGTTATCAGCAGCCGCGCGGCGAGATCCTGGTCGGCGGCCGGCCGGTCACCGGCTCCAAGGACACCCGGGAGCAACTGCGCTTCGAACGGACCTACACGGACGGGCCGTTGTACGCGCCGGTGACCGGCTTCGCCTCGCAGCTGTACGGGACGACGCTCCTGGAGTACTCCGAGGACGCGGTGCTGTCGGGCTCCGATCCGATGCTCGCCGGGTTCGGGCTGTGGCGGGGCGTCGCGGGCGGGCGGAGCCCGGGCGGGAATGTGGTGACGACGATCGACCCGGCCGCCCAGCGGGCCGCGTTCGAGGGGCTGGGCGGACGCAAGGGGGCGGTCGCGGCGATCGAGCCGACGTCGGGGCGGATCCTGGCGCTGGTGTCCACGCCCTCGTACGACCCCTCGCTGCTGTCCGGGAACAGGCCGGCGGTGTCGGCGGTGTGGGCACGGCTGAACGAGGACCCGGAGCGGCCGATGCTGAACCGGGCGGTGCGGCAGACGTATCCGCCGGGGTCGACGTTCAAGGTGGTCACCGCGGCGGCCGCGCTGGACGCGGGCGTGGTGCAGGATCTGGACGAGCCGACCGACTCCCCCGACCCGTATCTGCTGCCGGGCACGAATACGTGGCTGTACAACGAGGCCGACGGCTGCGCGAACGCCTCCCTGCGGCATGCGTTCGAGTGGTCGTGCAACACGGTGTTCGCGAAGCTGGGCGTGGACGTGGGGGTGCGGGGCATGCGGGCCGCGGCGGAGGGGTTCGGCTTCAACGACAAGAAGGTGAGGATTCCCTTCTCGGTCTCGCCGAGCACGTTCGACACCCGGGTGGACCGGGCGCAGCTCGCGCTGTCGTCGATCGGGCAGTACAACACGCGGGCCACTCCGCTTCAGATGGCGATGGTGGCGGCCGCGGTCGCGAACGGCGGGCAGGCGCGGTCGCCGTACCTCGTGGAGCGGACCACCCGCCAAAACGGGGGCACGGTCTCCACGGCCGGCTCCCGGCCCGCGCGGCAGGTGATGCTTCCGGCGACCGCGGCGCGGCTGAAGGAGCTGATGACCGACGTGGTCACCGAGGGCACCGGCGGGAACGCGGCGATCCCCGGGGCCACGGTGGGCGGCAAGACCGGCACCGCCCAGCACGGCCTGGGCAACGCCGGTACGCCGTACGCCTGGTTCGTCTCCTGGGCGCAGGGCGACGACGACGTGGAGCCGAGGGTCGCGGTCGCGGTGGTGGTGGAGGACGCGTCCGCGCGGCGGGGCGACATCAGCGGGGGCGGTACGGCGGCGCCGATCGCCAAGGCGGTGATGGAGACGGTGCTGCACGCGCCGCCCGCTGGGTGAGACGGGGGTGCCCGGGGGCACCGTGGCCGCCCTACCGTTCGGGCATGACGATTCCGGCATCGGTGCACGAACTCGCCCAGGTCAACATCGCCCGCCTCAACGCCCCCCTGGACGCACCGCAGTTGAAGGACTTCGTGGACGCGCTCGACCCGGTGAACGCCGACGCGGACGCCGCGGACGGTTTCGTCTGGCGGCTGAAGAGCGACTCCGGCAACGCGACGGACGTGGCGGTGTTCGGCGACGCGTGGCTGATCGTCAACATGTCGGTGTGGCGGGACGCGAACGCCCTGACGGCCTACATGTACCGGGGCCGGCACCGGGAGATGCTCGCCCGCCGCCGGGAGTTCTTCGAGCGGCCGACGGAGGCGGTCACCGCGCTGTGGTGGGTTCCGGCGGGTCACCGTCCTACGGTCGCGGAGGCGGAGAAACGGCTCCTCCACCTCCGTGCGCACGGTCCGACGGAGTACGCGTTCACCCTGCGGGCGTCGTTTCCGCCCCGGCAGGCGGTGCCGGTGGCCGGTGGGGCGCCCGAGCAGCCGGGTGATCAGCCGGTGAGGCGCTGACCCTCCTCGACCGCCTCCTCGACCTCCGCCACCCGCTCCCGCTCCTCGGCCGCGAAGCGTTCCGCGTCCAGTTTCTCGGCGATCTCCTCGTCCTGGGCCATGAGCTGATCCAGGCTGGAGTCGCCCATCTCGAAGACGCCCATGTCGACGTAGGCCTGCTGGAGGCGTTTGCCCCACAGGCCGATGTCCTTGACGCAGGGGACGATGCGACTGAAGAGCAACTGGCGGAAGAGCCGGAGGAATTCGGAGTGCTCGCTGAGTTCGTCGGCCTCCGCCCTGGGGATGCCGAAGTTCTCCAGGACCTCCACCCCGCGCAGCCGGTCGCGCATCAAGTAGCAGCCCTCGATGACGAACTCCTCGCGTTCGCGCAGTTCGGCGTCGGTGAGCTGCCGGTAGTAGTCGCGCAGGGCCATGCGGCCGAAGGCGACGTGGCGGGCCTCGTCCTGCATGACGTAGGCGAGGATCTGCTTGGGCAGAGGCTTGTTCGTGGTGTCGCGGATCATGCCGAAGGCCGCCAGGGCGAGGCCCTCGATCAGCACCTGCATGCCCAGGTACGGCATGTCCCAGCGGCTGTCGCGGAGGGTGTCGCCGAGGAGGGACTGGAGGTTGTCGTTGATCGGGTAGAGCATCCCGATCTTCTCGTGCAGGAAGCGACCGTAGATCTCGGCGTGCCGGGCCTCGTCCATGGTCTGGGTCGCCGAGTAGAACTTGGCGTCCAGGTCGGGGACGGACTCCACGATCCGCGCGGCGCAGATCATCGCGCCCTGCTCGCCGTGCAGGAACTGGCTGAACTGCCAGGACGCGAAGTGGCGGCGCAGTTCGGCCTTGTCACGGTCGGTCATCTTCGCCCAGTGCGGGGTGCCGTAGAGGGTCATCGCCTCCTCGGGGGTGCCGAGCGGATCGTACGGGTCCACCTCCAGATCCCAGTCGATCCGCTTCTGACCGTCCCACTGCTTGTCCTTGCCCTTCTGATAGAGGGCGAGGAGGCGGTCGCGGCCGTCGTCGTACTCCCAGCTGAATCGAGCCGCACCGGTCGCGGGGACCTGCCAGCACGAGTCCCCCGGATTCCTGGCGTACAGGTCGTAGGTCGGCATACTTCGCAGGTTCACACGTAGACGTTGAGTCAACAAGTCGCGCGCAAGCCATTGACTGGCTTACTGACAGGCAGTCTCATAAGAGGCGGAGAACCTGACCCTCGGGTAACCAGCCGACCCGGCCACATCCCGTACGACGAGGTGGGACAGCCATGACGACCGTGACGGAAGACGGCGCGCTCTCAGGCCTGCGCGACGCGCTCGGCCTGCTCAAGGACCGGGAGCAGGTGGCCGAGCGGCTGCTCGACTCTTCCGCCAAGCACTCCTTCGACCCGGACAGGGAACTGGACTGGGACGCGCCCTTCGAGGAGGGCAAGTGGTTCTGGCCGCCGGAGCTGGTGTCGCTGTACGACACACCGCTGTGGAAGCGGATGGGCGAGGAGCAGCGGATCCTGCTCTCCCGGCACGAGGCAGCGGCGCTCGCCTCGCTCGGCATCTGGTTCGAGCTGATCCTCATGCAGCTGCTCGTACGGCACATCTACGACAAGGCGGCCACGAGCGCGCACGTGCGGTACGCGCTGACCGAGATCGAGGACGAGTGCCGGCACTCGAAGATGTTCGCCCGCGTCATATCGCGGGGCGAGACGCCCTGGTACCCGGTGAGCCGGGCGCACCAGAACCTCGGCCGGCTCTTCAAGACGATCTCCACGACCCCCGGGTCCTTCACCGCGACCCTGCTCGGTGAGGAGGTCCTGGACTGGATGCAGCGGCTGACGTTCCCGGACGAGCGGGTGCAGCCGCTGATCCGGGGCGTCACGCGGATCCACGTCGTGGAGGAGGCGCGCCATGTCCGTTACGCCCGCGAGGAGTTGCGCCGGCAGATGATGACGGCGCCGAAGTGGTCGCAGGAGTTCACCCGGATCACCTCGGGCGAGTTCGCCCGGGTCTTCTCGGTCGCCTTCGTCAACCCCGAGGTGTACACGAACGTGGGCCTCGACAAACGGGAGGCGATGGCCCAGGTGAAGGCGAGCGAGCACCGGCGGGAGGTCATGCAGACGGGCGCGAAGCGCCTGACGGACTTCCTGGAC from Streptomyces sp. 6-11-2 encodes:
- a CDS encoding diiron oxygenase, translated to MTTVTEDGALSGLRDALGLLKDREQVAERLLDSSAKHSFDPDRELDWDAPFEEGKWFWPPELVSLYDTPLWKRMGEEQRILLSRHEAAALASLGIWFELILMQLLVRHIYDKAATSAHVRYALTEIEDECRHSKMFARVISRGETPWYPVSRAHQNLGRLFKTISTTPGSFTATLLGEEVLDWMQRLTFPDERVQPLIRGVTRIHVVEEARHVRYAREELRRQMMTAPKWSQEFTRITSGEFARVFSVAFVNPEVYTNVGLDKREAMAQVKASEHRREVMQTGAKRLTDFLDDIGVLRGVGRRLWQSSGLLA